CGTACGACGTCCCCTTCACGCTCGCCGGTGAGCGCGTCTGCGTCGTCGGGCTCGGGACGCTCGGAACCGGGGTCGCCCGGCGTGCGGACGCGCTGGGGATGGACGTCGTCGGCGTCCGGGCCTCGGGGGACCTCCACGAGCACGCCCGGCGGGTGTACACGCCCGACGAGCTGGACGACGCCGTCGCAGGCGCGCGGTTCGTCGTCCTCGCGGTGCCGCTGACGGACGAGACCGAGGGCCTCGTCTCCGCGTCGACGTTCGCGGCGATGGACGAGTCGAGCTACCTCGTCAACGTCGCCCGCGGGGCCGTCGTCGACGAGGACGCGCTCGTGGCGGCGCTGGACGACGGAGCCGTCGCGGGCGCGGCGCTCGACGTGTTCGCCGAGGAGCCCCTGCCCGAGACGTGGCCGCTGTGGAGCCACGAGGACGTCGTCGTGACGCCACACACGAGCGCCGCGACGAACCGCTATCACGAGGACGTCGCCGGGCTCGTCCGGGAGAACGTCCGGCGGGTCCGCGCCGGCGAGGACCTGACGAACCGCGTCGTCTGACTCAGGCCGTGACGAACTTCAGCAGGTCGTCTCGCTTCTGGTCGTGGAAGTGGGTCCGGAGCGCTTCGAGGAGGGGTTCGACGCTCCCGCGCTTGGCGCTGACGGGCGCGACCGTCTCGCGCCACTGCTGCCACGGCGGGAGCAGTCCCAGCCGGTCACAGAGTTCGTTCAGCCGCTCGTCGCGGTCGTCGACCTTGTCCATCTTGTTGACGGCGACGACCGTCGGAATCTCGAGTTCCCGGAGGAAGTGGAACAGTTCGACGTCGTGCGGCACCTCGCCCGCGTCGGCGTGGCGGTCGATGATATCGACGGCGGCCTTCCCGTCGACGACGACGACGCCGACGAGCACCCGGTCGGCGTTCGCCTCGAGGTAGCGGACGACGTCGGTCTTGATCTGCTCGCGTCGCTCCTCGCTCACGCCGGACATGAAGCCGAACCCCGGGAGGTCGGTGAACATGAACTTCTCGGGGGCCCAGTCGAAGTGGTTCGGCTGGCGGGTGACGCCGGGTTTCTTCCCCGTCTTCACCGCGTGC
This Salinigranum marinum DNA region includes the following protein-coding sequences:
- the ddh gene encoding D-2-hydroxyacid dehydrogenase; the encoded protein is MELQRVVVHDSVGIIFEPSVLVEALADLPVPVETVGDAPALDEGDVVVTFSPRPSFFDASWVHSVRAGYDEFPLERYANAGVVLTNSTGIHGTTVGETVLGYMLALARRLHVFRDRQRDHEWTREPYDVPFTLAGERVCVVGLGTLGTGVARRADALGMDVVGVRASGDLHEHARRVYTPDELDDAVAGARFVVLAVPLTDETEGLVSASTFAAMDESSYLVNVARGAVVDEDALVAALDDGAVAGAALDVFAEEPLPETWPLWSHEDVVVTPHTSAATNRYHEDVAGLVRENVRRVRAGEDLTNRVV
- the engB gene encoding GTP-binding protein EngB — protein: MFENRPDRDEVVLVGRSNVGKSTLMRELTGHAVKTGKKPGVTRQPNHFDWAPEKFMFTDLPGFGFMSGVSEERREQIKTDVVRYLEANADRVLVGVVVVDGKAAVDIIDRHADAGEVPHDVELFHFLRELEIPTVVAVNKMDKVDDRDERLNELCDRLGLLPPWQQWRETVAPVSAKRGSVEPLLEALRTHFHDQKRDDLLKFVTA